In Microcaecilia unicolor chromosome 1, aMicUni1.1, whole genome shotgun sequence, the following are encoded in one genomic region:
- the LOC115460567 gene encoding proto-oncogene Mas-like: MISLSTTAETLETWTAGVNQSMEYKRSYGLIFTPLFFSSFGAIGNGIVIWFLSFKIKKNPFTVYILNLAVADMTFLLGISFYQLVFLLYPMFQVPTVLKKNANKLLILAIMCVFAYNSSLYLLTSISIERCLSVLYPIWYRCQRPKHQSALVCAFLWMLSCLVTLAEYTLCDRRPAFSFQKDITIFQQSQCQAVYIFVCILNFLIFTPLMVLSSLVLLIKIWRNSWRHHSSKLYIVIVATVVLFLLFALPMRVLLLLTYEHRTFPSPIAFDISTLLCSINSAADPFVYFFVGSQGQKSGLSLRVMLQRIFREDAEPEQHEVGTPTGNTTETEI, translated from the coding sequence ATGATATCTctgtccaccactgcagagacACTGGAAACCTGGACAGCTGGGGTAAACCAATCCATGGAGTACAAACGCTCTTATGGCCTCATTTTCACTCCATTGttcttctcttcctttggagCCATCGGGAATGGAATTGTCATTTGGTTCCTCAGTTTCAAGATCAAGAAGAATCCTTTCACTGTCTACATCCTGAACCTGGCTGTAGCAGATATGACTTTTCTTCTTGGCATATCCTTTTACCAGCTAGTTTTTCTGCTATATCCAATGTTTCAAGTCCCAACAGTCCTTAAGAAAAATGCTAACAAGCTACTGATTCTGGCAATTATGTGTGTTTTTGCCTATAACAGCAGCCTTTACCTCCTGACATCCATCAGTATAGAGAGATGTCTGTCTGTCCTATACCCAATCTGGTATCGCTGCCAACGCCCAAAGCATCAGTCTGCTCTTGTATGTGCCTTTCTGTGGATGCTGTCTTGCTTAGTCACTTTGGCTGAATATACTCTCTGTGACAGACGTCCTGCCTTTTCTTTTCAGAAGGACATCACGATTTTTCAACAAAGCCAATGTCAAGCAGTCTACATCTTTGTCTGCATCTTAAATTTCTTGATCTTCACTCCCCTTATGGTGCTATCTAGTCTGGTCCTTCTCATCAAGATATGGCGGAACTCCTGGAGACATCATTCATCGAAGCTCTACATAGTCATTGTGGCCACAGTGGTCTTATTCCTGCTCTTTGCTTTGCCCATGAGGGTTCTGCTGCTGCTGACCTATGAGCATAggaccttcccttcccccatagcATTTGACATCTCAACTTTATTGTGCTCCATAAACAGTGCAGCTGACCCTTTTGTCTATTTCTTTGTGGGCAGTCAGGGGCAGAAAAGTGGGCTGAGCCTTCGAGTCATGCTTCAGAGGATCTTTAGGGAGGATGCAGAGCCTGAGCAGCATGAAGTGGGGACCCCAACTGGCAACACAACAGAGACAGAGATCTGA